In Chitinivibrionales bacterium, the genomic window GAGCGGCGCGATCTCGCCGAAATTGTTCGCGCCGTCGGTGAGCAAAATGATCACCTTGCTCTTTGACGGCGAGTCCTTGATGCGGTTGGCGGCCGTGGCGATCGCGGTGCCGATCGCGGTGGCGTCGCTGAACTCCTCGAAATCGGTGCGGTCGAGGAATCCGGTAAGGATGTTGTAGTCAAGCGTAAGCGGGCACCGGGTGTAGCTGCGCTTGGCGAAGATGACGAGGCCGATCCGGTCGTTGCGCCGCTTCATGATGAAGTCCTTGATGGTCTCCTTTGCCACGAACAGCCGGTTCTTGGGCTGGAAATCGAGCGACTTCATGCTTATCGACACGTCGAGCGTGATGATGATATCGACGCCTTCGGTGGTCACTTCCTCCTCCGACGTGCCCTGCTGCGGACGCGCCAGCGCGACGACGAGGAGCGCGATCCCGGCCATGCGCAGCGCGAACGGCACGTGGCGGAGCCGGATGAACCAGGAAGCGGGGAGTTTCTGCAATATTGACAGATCGGAAAAACGTACCGCCGGCCGTTTTCGCTCGCGCCGGATATAGGTCCATACCATGGGGACCAGCGCGAGCAGCAGGAGAAGGAACCATTTGTTCTCAAGATGCATGGGTATCGTTCCTTCCATTTCCCGTCGGCTTTGCCGCAACCGGCGCCGATGGGGCCGATTCTTTCTCGGGCTGTGCCGCGGGTTTGGTTTTTTCAAAGAAGTCCCGCATGCTCGGGCCGAACCGATACACGGTGTCGCTGTCCGGGAGGTGCTTCGCGAATTTCACCGGATCCGTTGTAAAGAAAAACCACTCCGCGTTTTTACGGCAGTCCGAGTCGAGCGGCGATACCTTGATCCAGTCAAGCATTTCCTCGGTGGTGAATTCCGCCGCGTTCACCGCGAACCGCCGCTCGATATAGCGCTTGACAATGTCGGAAAGTTCAAAGGCGTATTCCCTGATCAAGCCTTTTGCGATGTACTGCTTCGCCTCAAGCGCGGCAAGCGCTTCCATTGCCTCCTCGTACGCCGGCCGGGGAGGCTGCGCCTTGACGATTTTTCCCTTTTTGGGAAAATAGTGACGAACAAGAAAAAACGCCGCCGCTGCCGCCGCGGCCGCGATGTTGATCCACAGCCACAGCAGTGAGGGCTTGCCCACGGTCTGCTGCGGCTTGAGATCCTTGATGGACGCCGTGTCGGGCGAGGAGACCAGAATCAGGCGCATGGGAACGGGCTGCGTGCGAAGCGTCTCGGCGCCGGCATCCTTCGGCACGATGAAATCGACCGCGGGAAGGGTGCAGTTTTCCGCCGAATACGTGGTGATGATGTAGTGGAAGGTGAGGCTGTCGGCGTTCTTCTTTTCAACCTTGTCGGAGGTCCATTCCTTGACCGCGAACTTGCCGAAACCGTTTTCGGTCGACGGCGGCACGACCTGTGAGGCCTTAGGGACAAGCAGCACCACGCCGAAATGGACCCTGTCGCCTATGTAAAGGGTGTCCTGGGAGACGGCGCTGAGGATCGTGCTGCCGGAACAGAGCGAAGGCGCGGCGGCGATAACAATGGATGACAGGATGGAAAAAATATGACACCGCATGGTGATGGAAATCATTGATCGATAATGCATAAGGAAATCTGTCATTACTGCAATAAAATCATTCAATGATATATGGCTGAAAATCAGTTAATTACGTTTTGATAACTTCATTTATTATCAGTGGTTAGACATAAAAATCTTGGTGTCATTGAATTGCAAAGGAGGTAAAAAATAAATAAAGGATGGCAGGGAATGATGATAATCAAAGGATGAATTTGCAATTAAGGACTTTACAACAGTGGAGCGGGCTTTCCATGTATTAATTTCTTTTCAGGATTTGTCCGATAGATCTTGGATTGCTATGATAAAGCCGCTGATGAAATTCCTTAATCGTTACTGCGCGTTTTTGTCGTTGTTGTCGCTCTTGTCTTTTACGGCGCCTTGGTTTGACAGTTACGCGGGTGATTCGCTTTCATCGCCAAAGTCTCCGGCCTTCCGGCTTGCGCCCGAATTCCATTTCAACGAGGACCTTCACGCCTTCTTTTTACAGAAAGACTCCACGTACAGACTCCGGTATTTTGTCGAATGGATCAGCGCCGCGGAGCTTGCGTTTTTTTCCGTCAACGACCGTTTTTTCTTTTTCGGCGAGATGGCAATGACCATGGGCGTGAGCAAGTGGGCCACCAAGGCCATCCTGTTCGACCCGCGCCTGGTTGACGCCGGGTTCGGGCCGCTGCTCGAATACCGTTTCGCGCCGGTAAACGTGGCGCTCGGACTCGACCACCATTGCTTCCACGAAATCGACACGCTCGACCTGACGCCGGTGTACTGGAACAGGCTCTACCTCAGCGCGTCGTCGCCGGATTTCAGGCCCGGAGACTTTAAAAACGCCATCGCGGACCCCGCGCCCCTGACCTGGAAAAACCGGATTGCGTGGCAGGCAACGCTGGGCTATTATTTGCATGATTTGTTCGGTATCGACACCTCGATCGTTTCCTGGAACGAGGACTACGCCCTCGACATCATAGGCGAGGCGCGCTGCGCCGTTTACAAGTGGCAAGGTTTCGCCGGCGTCGTGAGCGCGAAAACCGGCGCCTACCTGACCCGGGTGAGCGGCGTCAAGTGGAGGCAGGAGATAGGGGCTGAGATCACGGCGACGCAGGGAAAGTTTGGATTGAGTCTATTCGCCGACTGGATGGTGGTGGACCAACTGCAGGTGCGCCTGAACCGGGATAAACTGCTTGCAGTGGGGATCAGAGGATTCTTGTAATTCCTGGTCCGTAGACTCCGCGAACCGCCATCGTCCATAGAGGATTTGACGAT contains:
- a CDS encoding VWA domain-containing protein — its product is MHLENKWFLLLLLALVPMVWTYIRRERKRPAVRFSDLSILQKLPASWFIRLRHVPFALRMAGIALLVVALARPQQGTSEEEVTTEGVDIIITLDVSISMKSLDFQPKNRLFVAKETIKDFIMKRRNDRIGLVIFAKRSYTRCPLTLDYNILTGFLDRTDFEEFSDATAIGTAIATAANRIKDSPSKSKVIILLTDGANNFGEIAPLAAAKAAGALGIKIYTIGVGREGEVPFPAEGINPFTGQKVVQMQMIRSDLDEQLLTDIAAATGGKYFRAQNAEKLKEIYDTIDKMEKTMIKTKLYTSYADRFFGWLIAGCIVLFVESLLSLTLFRRIP